One Streptomyces sp. NBC_01237 genomic region harbors:
- a CDS encoding molybdopterin-dependent oxidoreductase, translated as MIAGFCALCVAELVAAAVRPEAGPVTAVGGAVIDRTPPALKDFAVRNFGTNDKLVLQLGILVLLAVFAMAVGVLALRHRLLGSAAVLVFGVVGAVAATTRPEGGPGDALPSVVGAVVAAGVLYLLIGRLIRVPGPSPAAGETGRGTPGSFDRRGFVIAATAAAAASAGAGLVGRRLTASVQAGASASRAEIVLPVPDSAAPAVPRGADLGIRGVSSFITSNKSFYRVDTALVVPQVDADRWRLRIHGKGVARPLTVTFRDLLAREIIERDITLTCVSNEVGGPYVGNARWIGVRLADLLREAGVKPPSRGGPADQIVSRSVDGMTIGTPVEDVMDGRDALLALGMNGEPLPFAHGFPVRMLVPGLYGYVSACKWIQDIELTTFDDYDAYWVKRSWSRRGPIKTESRIDTPRPFASPKAGTVPVAGVAWAQHRGIDRVEVRVDGGEWHRARLGTEDSRDTWRQWVWEWPATSGNHTLEVRATDRTGATQTGKRVGTVPNGATGWHSVVVKVP; from the coding sequence CTGATCGCCGGGTTCTGCGCCCTGTGCGTGGCCGAGCTGGTCGCTGCCGCCGTACGTCCCGAGGCGGGGCCGGTCACAGCGGTGGGCGGGGCGGTCATCGACCGCACTCCCCCGGCGCTGAAGGACTTCGCCGTACGGAATTTCGGCACCAACGACAAGCTGGTGCTCCAGCTGGGAATCCTCGTGCTGCTGGCGGTCTTCGCCATGGCGGTGGGGGTGCTCGCGCTGCGGCACCGGCTGCTCGGTTCGGCGGCCGTTCTGGTCTTCGGTGTGGTCGGGGCGGTGGCGGCGACCACCCGGCCGGAGGGCGGGCCCGGCGACGCGCTGCCTTCGGTGGTGGGAGCCGTGGTGGCCGCGGGAGTGCTGTATCTCCTGATCGGGCGGCTCATCCGGGTTCCCGGCCCGTCTCCCGCGGCTGGGGAGACGGGCCGGGGGACGCCGGGCTCCTTCGACCGCCGCGGTTTCGTGATCGCGGCGACCGCGGCCGCGGCGGCCTCGGCAGGTGCGGGCCTGGTGGGACGGAGACTCACCGCGTCCGTACAGGCCGGGGCCTCCGCCTCACGCGCGGAGATCGTCCTCCCGGTGCCGGATTCGGCGGCGCCCGCCGTCCCGCGCGGCGCCGATCTGGGCATCCGGGGTGTGAGCTCGTTCATCACCTCGAACAAGAGCTTCTACCGGGTGGACACCGCTCTGGTGGTGCCCCAGGTCGATGCCGACCGGTGGCGGCTGCGCATCCATGGCAAGGGCGTCGCCCGTCCCCTCACCGTCACCTTCCGCGACCTGCTGGCGCGGGAGATCATCGAGCGCGACATCACCCTGACCTGTGTGTCCAACGAGGTCGGCGGGCCCTACGTCGGCAACGCCCGCTGGATCGGCGTGCGACTGGCCGACCTGCTGCGCGAGGCCGGAGTGAAGCCCCCGTCGCGGGGCGGACCCGCCGACCAGATCGTGTCGCGCTCGGTGGACGGCATGACGATCGGCACACCGGTCGAGGACGTCATGGACGGGCGGGACGCGCTCCTCGCGCTCGGTATGAACGGCGAGCCGCTGCCCTTCGCGCACGGTTTCCCGGTCCGGATGCTCGTGCCGGGGCTGTACGGCTATGTGTCGGCCTGCAAATGGATCCAGGACATCGAGCTGACGACGTTCGACGACTACGACGCCTACTGGGTCAAGCGCAGTTGGTCGCGCCGGGGTCCTATCAAGACCGAGTCGCGCATCGACACCCCGCGCCCCTTCGCGTCCCCCAAGGCGGGCACGGTGCCCGTCGCCGGTGTCGCCTGGGCCCAGCACCGGGGCATCGACCGGGTGGAGGTCCGGGTGGACGGCGGCGAGTGGCACCGTGCCCGCCTCGGCACGGAGGACAGCCGGGACACCTGGCGTCAGTGGGTGTGGGAATGGCCGGCCACGTCCGGCAACCACACCCTTGAGGTCCGTGCGACGGACCGCACCGGCGCCACCCAGACCGGCAAACGGGTCGGCACCGTCCCCAACGGCGCGACCGGCTGGCATTCGGTGGTGGTCAAGGTGCCCTGA
- a CDS encoding fasciclin domain-containing protein, which yields MNTLHFRRIAVAVSAAAVLPLALTACSSDDSKDAAAGSTPSAASSAASDGDSMNMDEPFGPACASVPKDGAGSFSGMAKDPVATAASNNPDLSTLVTAVKQAGLVDTLNNAQNITVFAPTNEAFAKIPKADLDKLLANKAELTKVLTYHVVGEKLTPKQLENGSFDTLEKSKLTTSGSGMVYTVNDSSKVVCGNVPTANATVYIIDTVLMPPK from the coding sequence ATGAACACCCTGCACTTCCGTCGCATCGCCGTCGCCGTGTCCGCCGCAGCCGTTCTGCCGCTGGCCCTGACGGCCTGTTCCTCCGACGACTCCAAGGACGCCGCAGCCGGTTCCACACCGAGCGCGGCGTCGTCGGCCGCCTCGGACGGCGACTCGATGAACATGGACGAGCCGTTCGGCCCGGCGTGCGCATCGGTGCCGAAGGACGGCGCGGGCTCGTTCTCCGGCATGGCGAAGGACCCGGTCGCCACGGCCGCGTCGAACAACCCGGACCTCTCCACCCTGGTCACCGCCGTCAAGCAGGCGGGTCTGGTCGACACCCTGAACAACGCGCAGAACATCACGGTGTTCGCGCCGACCAACGAGGCCTTCGCCAAGATCCCGAAGGCCGACCTGGACAAGCTGCTGGCGAACAAGGCCGAGCTGACCAAGGTGCTCACGTATCACGTGGTGGGCGAGAAGCTGACGCCGAAGCAGCTGGAGAACGGGTCCTTCGACACCTTGGAGAAGAGCAAGCTGACGACGTCCGGTTCGGGGATGGTCTACACGGTGAACGACTCCTCGAAGGTCGTCTGCGGCAATGTGCCGACCGCCAATGCCACGGTCTACATCATCGACACGGTCCTGATGCCGCCGAAGTAG
- a CDS encoding ADP-ribosylglycohydrolase family protein translates to MNPLDQVSRTARVSGAVVGSAAGDALGAPFEFGAAGAFTARFPDGVGTMCGGGGWDPGEATDDTQMAVLVGESLLERGALDLPEMFGRFRRWAAGDPKDIGLQTEDVLTSGDPWDLAAALHFQVNGRAAGNGCLMRATTSAVYFAGAGRAATMDAARRIAALTHGDRAAWEGTALFHELVRVALAGGDPLAAVPDVLEHVHEDHRARWAANLAPGWHPDRATEFNGAVWPCLGTALWALRTTDCFENALVAAVDVGGDTDTVAAVTGGLAGAVYGAAAIPERWTEPLHVPLPGYGDRVLRTDDLVSLAEQLDGGTAGRRNRWTAGRPGRPCHAGSDGP, encoded by the coding sequence ATGAACCCGCTGGATCAGGTATCCCGCACGGCCCGGGTGTCGGGAGCCGTCGTCGGCTCGGCGGCCGGTGACGCGCTGGGGGCGCCGTTCGAGTTCGGCGCCGCCGGAGCGTTCACGGCCCGCTTCCCGGACGGCGTCGGCACGATGTGCGGGGGCGGCGGCTGGGATCCGGGCGAGGCGACGGACGACACGCAGATGGCGGTTCTCGTCGGGGAGTCCCTGCTGGAGCGCGGCGCCCTGGACCTGCCGGAGATGTTCGGCCGGTTCCGGCGGTGGGCGGCGGGCGATCCGAAGGACATCGGTCTGCAGACCGAGGACGTCCTGACGAGCGGTGATCCCTGGGACCTGGCCGCCGCGCTGCACTTCCAGGTCAACGGACGGGCCGCGGGCAACGGTTGCCTGATGCGGGCCACCACCTCGGCGGTGTACTTCGCGGGGGCGGGCCGAGCGGCGACCATGGACGCGGCCCGCCGGATCGCGGCGCTGACGCATGGTGACCGGGCGGCCTGGGAAGGCACCGCCCTCTTCCACGAACTGGTCCGGGTGGCGCTGGCCGGCGGCGACCCGCTCGCCGCCGTACCCGACGTCCTGGAGCACGTACACGAGGATCACCGTGCGCGGTGGGCCGCCAACCTGGCGCCCGGCTGGCACCCGGACAGGGCGACCGAGTTCAACGGTGCGGTGTGGCCGTGCCTGGGCACCGCGCTGTGGGCGCTGCGCACGACGGACTGCTTCGAGAACGCGCTGGTGGCGGCCGTCGACGTGGGCGGAGACACCGACACGGTCGCGGCGGTGACGGGCGGCCTCGCGGGCGCGGTGTACGGGGCCGCTGCGATCCCGGAACGCTGGACGGAGCCCCTGCACGTCCCCCTGCCCGGGTACGGGGACCGGGTACTGAGGACCGACGATCTGGTGTCGCTGGCGGAACAACTGGACGGCGGGACGGCAGGACGGCGGAACCGTTGGACGGCGGGACGACCCGGAAGACCGTGCCATGCCGGGTCCGACGGCCCGTGA
- a CDS encoding SPW repeat protein translates to MSNVSHTRRDLAGHPDVPEMRERYDRMLGGRDVALVDGPAFLVGLYCAVSPWVLHFTASQPALVTHNLVMGIAIAVLALGFSVMPERMYGLSWAMCAMGAWIIVSTWVVGSSPDTGVIINNVVVGGLTVLLGLICAGTAARSRRKI, encoded by the coding sequence ATGAGCAACGTCTCACACACCCGGCGTGACCTGGCCGGTCACCCGGATGTCCCCGAAATGCGCGAGCGGTACGACCGTATGCTCGGTGGCCGCGACGTGGCGCTGGTGGACGGACCGGCGTTCCTCGTCGGTCTGTACTGCGCCGTCTCGCCGTGGGTGCTCCACTTCACCGCGAGCCAGCCCGCGCTCGTGACGCACAACCTCGTGATGGGTATCGCCATCGCCGTGCTGGCACTGGGATTCTCCGTCATGCCTGAGCGCATGTACGGCCTGAGCTGGGCCATGTGCGCCATGGGTGCCTGGATCATCGTGTCGACCTGGGTCGTGGGCAGCAGCCCGGACACCGGGGTCATCATCAACAACGTCGTCGTCGGTGGGCTGACCGTCCTGCTGGGACTGATCTGCGCGGGAACGGCGGCGAGGAGCCGCAGGAAGATCTGA
- a CDS encoding LLM class flavin-dependent oxidoreductase — MPVEFLGIAATNEGSEVTARSGASFDKEYTLKLARAHQDHGWDRVLFAYGSGSPDPSPAAAYIAARTETLQILVAHRPNVSYPTFAAKTFATLDRISDGRLAVHFITGGNDHEQQREGDFLTKDERYARTREAIQIIKKAWTSHEPFDHEGTHYRFNDFVSDTFPVQQPHPRVSFGGSSAAAYAAGGAEADIYCLWGEPLAETAEQIESVKAAAKAAGRTDVPKIQVAFRPIIAPTEELAWEKAHRTLDRIKARRAGTPPARRHPLTNPENSGSQRLLRVAAQSERHDRALWTPTAAETGGGGNSTALVGTPETVAQALLDYYDLGVDILSARGYDLLDDAIDFGRFVIPLVREEVAKRDASRQAA, encoded by the coding sequence ATGCCCGTCGAGTTCCTCGGCATCGCAGCGACCAATGAAGGTTCCGAAGTGACCGCCCGCTCGGGGGCGTCCTTCGACAAGGAGTACACGCTCAAGCTGGCCCGCGCCCACCAGGACCACGGCTGGGACCGGGTGCTGTTCGCCTACGGCTCGGGCTCCCCCGACCCGTCCCCCGCCGCCGCGTACATAGCCGCCCGGACCGAGACCCTGCAGATCCTGGTGGCCCACCGCCCCAACGTCTCGTACCCCACCTTCGCGGCCAAGACCTTCGCGACCCTGGACCGGATCAGCGACGGACGCCTCGCCGTGCACTTCATCACCGGCGGGAACGACCACGAGCAGCAGCGCGAGGGCGACTTCCTCACGAAGGACGAGCGGTACGCGCGTACCCGCGAGGCCATCCAGATCATCAAGAAGGCCTGGACCTCGCACGAGCCCTTCGACCACGAGGGTACGCACTACCGCTTCAACGACTTCGTGAGCGACACCTTCCCGGTCCAACAGCCGCATCCGCGCGTCTCGTTCGGCGGATCGTCGGCCGCCGCCTACGCGGCCGGAGGCGCCGAGGCCGACATCTACTGCCTCTGGGGCGAACCGCTCGCCGAGACCGCCGAACAGATCGAGTCGGTGAAGGCCGCCGCGAAGGCCGCGGGCCGCACGGACGTCCCGAAGATCCAGGTCGCGTTCCGCCCGATCATCGCGCCGACCGAGGAACTGGCGTGGGAGAAGGCACATCGCACGCTCGACCGCATCAAGGCCCGCAGGGCCGGCACCCCACCGGCCCGCCGCCACCCGTTGACGAACCCCGAGAACTCCGGTTCGCAGCGGCTGCTCAGAGTGGCCGCGCAGAGCGAGCGCCACGACCGGGCGCTGTGGACACCCACCGCGGCCGAGACGGGCGGCGGGGGCAACTCGACGGCGCTGGTGGGCACACCGGAAACGGTGGCGCAGGCGCTGCTCGACTACTACGACCTGGGCGTGGACATCCTCTCCGCCCGCGGCTACGACCTGCTGGACGACGCCATCGACTTCGGCCGGTTCGTGATTCCCCTCGTCCGCGAGGAAGTGGCCAAACGGGACGCGTCCAGGCAAGCGGCCTGA
- a CDS encoding DEAD/DEAH box helicase — translation MTEDLSPAERYQASRVRAAEQATALGPFRDMYEFGLDPFQIEACQALEAGKGVLVAAPTGSGKTIVGEFAVHLALAQGRKCFYTTPIKALSNQKFADLVKRYGADKVGLLTGDNSVNSEAPVVVMTTEVLRNMLYAGSQSLTGLGYVVMDEVHYLSDRFRGAVWEEVIIHLPESVTLVSLSATVSNAEEFGDWLDTVRGDTEVIVSEHRPVPLWQHVMAGRKMYDLFEEETDHGGRGAGRREVNPDLVRLARMENQRGYNPRERRRGKMVREADRERERRQRSRIWTPGRPEVIDRLDTEGLLPAITFIFSRAGCEAAVQQCLHAGLRLNDEAKRRLVREIVEERTASIPGEDLHVLGYYEWLEGLERGIAAHHAGMLPTFKEVVEELFVRGLVKAVFATETLALGINMPARSVVLEKLVKWNGEQHADITPGEYTQLTGRAGRRGIDVEGHAVVLWQRGMDPTALAGLAGTRTYPLRSSFRPSYNMAVNLVQQFGRHRSRELLETSFAQFQADRSVVGISRQVQRNEEGLEGYREGMTCHLGDFEEYARMRRDLKDRETELAKQGAAQRRAAAASSLEKLKPGDVIHVPTGKFAGLALVLDPGLPAGRANGHRGFDQHDGPRPLVLTAERQVKRLASIDFPVPVEALERMRVPKSFNPRSPQSRRDLASALRTKAGHIEPERHRKQRAAAADDREITRLRTELRAHPCHGCDEREDHARWAERYHRLQRDTRQLEHRIEGRTNTIARTFDRIVALLTELDYLQGSEVTDNGRRLARLYGELDLLASECLREGVWEGLNPAELAACVSALVYEARQADDAVAPKLPSGPAKTAMAEMVRIWGRLDALEEDFKINQTEGVGQREPDLGFAWAVYMWASGRTLDEVLREAEMPAGDFVRWCKQVIDVLGQVAAAAPRDGSSVAKNARKAVDGVLRGVVAYSSVG, via the coding sequence ATGACAGAGGACCTCTCACCAGCTGAGCGATACCAGGCTTCTCGGGTCCGTGCGGCCGAGCAGGCCACGGCCCTCGGGCCCTTCCGAGACATGTACGAATTCGGACTGGACCCGTTCCAGATCGAGGCCTGCCAGGCACTGGAGGCGGGCAAGGGGGTGCTGGTCGCGGCCCCCACCGGGTCGGGCAAGACGATCGTCGGCGAGTTCGCCGTGCACCTGGCGTTGGCGCAGGGCCGCAAGTGCTTCTACACGACGCCCATCAAGGCCCTGTCCAACCAGAAGTTCGCCGATCTGGTCAAGCGCTACGGCGCGGACAAGGTCGGTCTGCTGACCGGGGACAACAGCGTCAACTCGGAGGCACCGGTGGTCGTCATGACCACCGAGGTCCTGCGGAACATGCTGTACGCGGGCTCCCAGTCCCTGACCGGCCTCGGCTACGTCGTGATGGACGAGGTGCACTACCTCTCCGACCGCTTCCGCGGCGCCGTGTGGGAAGAAGTGATCATTCATCTGCCCGAGTCGGTGACTCTGGTGTCCCTCTCGGCGACCGTGTCCAACGCCGAGGAGTTCGGTGACTGGCTGGACACCGTCCGCGGCGACACCGAAGTGATCGTCTCCGAGCACCGGCCCGTGCCGCTCTGGCAGCACGTCATGGCCGGGCGCAAGATGTACGACCTCTTCGAGGAGGAGACCGACCACGGCGGCCGCGGCGCCGGACGCCGTGAGGTCAACCCCGATCTCGTCCGGCTGGCCCGGATGGAGAATCAGCGTGGGTACAACCCGCGCGAGCGCCGCCGCGGCAAGATGGTGCGCGAGGCGGACCGCGAGCGCGAGCGGCGTCAGCGCAGCCGGATCTGGACGCCGGGCCGCCCCGAGGTCATCGACCGGCTGGACACCGAAGGGCTCCTGCCCGCCATCACGTTCATCTTCAGCCGGGCCGGCTGCGAGGCCGCCGTACAGCAGTGTCTGCACGCCGGGCTGCGGCTCAACGACGAGGCCAAGCGCCGGCTGGTGCGGGAGATCGTCGAGGAGCGGACCGCGTCCATCCCCGGCGAGGACCTCCATGTCCTCGGCTACTACGAATGGCTCGAAGGCCTGGAGCGGGGCATCGCCGCGCACCACGCGGGGATGCTGCCGACGTTCAAGGAGGTCGTCGAGGAGCTGTTCGTGCGCGGCCTCGTCAAGGCCGTCTTCGCCACCGAGACACTGGCACTCGGCATCAACATGCCGGCGCGTTCGGTGGTGCTGGAGAAGCTGGTCAAGTGGAACGGCGAGCAGCACGCCGACATCACGCCCGGCGAGTACACCCAGCTCACCGGCCGGGCCGGACGCCGGGGCATCGACGTCGAGGGCCACGCGGTGGTCCTGTGGCAGCGGGGGATGGACCCGACGGCGCTGGCGGGCCTCGCCGGTACGCGTACCTATCCGCTGCGCTCCAGCTTCCGCCCCTCGTACAACATGGCGGTGAACCTTGTGCAGCAGTTCGGGCGGCACCGTTCGCGTGAGCTGCTGGAGACCTCCTTCGCCCAGTTCCAGGCCGACCGGTCCGTCGTCGGGATCTCCCGGCAGGTCCAGCGGAACGAGGAGGGGCTGGAGGGTTACCGGGAGGGCATGACCTGTCATCTCGGCGACTTCGAGGAGTACGCGCGCATGCGGCGCGACCTCAAGGACCGGGAGACGGAGCTGGCCAAGCAGGGCGCCGCACAGCGGCGGGCCGCGGCCGCGTCGTCCCTGGAGAAGCTGAAGCCCGGTGATGTCATCCATGTGCCGACCGGCAAGTTCGCCGGGCTGGCGCTGGTGCTGGATCCGGGGCTGCCGGCCGGGCGGGCCAACGGGCATCGCGGATTCGACCAGCACGACGGTCCGCGCCCGCTGGTGCTGACCGCCGAGCGGCAGGTCAAGCGGCTGGCGTCGATCGACTTCCCGGTGCCGGTGGAGGCGCTGGAGCGGATGCGTGTCCCGAAGTCGTTCAATCCGCGCTCGCCGCAGTCGCGCCGTGATCTGGCGTCCGCGCTGCGGACCAAGGCGGGGCACATCGAGCCGGAGCGGCACCGCAAGCAGCGGGCCGCGGCGGCCGACGACCGGGAGATCACCAGGCTGCGCACCGAACTGCGCGCGCACCCCTGCCACGGGTGCGACGAGCGGGAGGACCACGCCCGGTGGGCCGAGCGGTACCACCGGCTGCAGCGCGACACCCGGCAGCTGGAGCACCGGATCGAGGGGCGGACGAACACGATCGCCCGGACCTTCGACCGGATCGTCGCGCTGCTCACCGAGCTGGACTACCTCCAGGGCAGCGAGGTCACCGACAACGGCAGACGGCTCGCCCGCCTCTACGGTGAGCTGGACCTGCTCGCCAGCGAGTGCCTGCGGGAGGGTGTCTGGGAAGGGCTGAACCCCGCCGAACTCGCCGCGTGCGTCTCGGCGTTGGTGTACGAGGCGCGGCAGGCGGACGACGCGGTGGCCCCCAAGCTGCCGTCCGGGCCCGCGAAGACCGCCATGGCCGAGATGGTCCGTATCTGGGGCCGGCTCGACGCCCTGGAGGAGGACTTCAAGATCAACCAGACCGAGGGGGTCGGACAGCGCGAGCCCGACCTCGGGTTCGCCTGGGCGGTCTACATGTGGGCCTCCGGGCGCACGCTGGACGAGGTGCTGCGCGAGGCGGAGATGCCGGCGGGGGACTTCGTACGGTGGTGCAAGCAGGTGATCGACGTGCTGGGGCAGGTCGCCGCCGCCGCTCCGCGGGACGGGAGTTCGGTGGCGAAGAACGCGCGCAAGGCCGTGGACGGGGTGCTGCGGGGCGTGGTGGCGTACAGCTCCGTGGGGTGA
- a CDS encoding diacylglycerol kinase, translating to MTSEITLFVNPTAGRGRGAHAAQPAASALRDAGFSVRTVLGEDADDALHRARQAVAAGTGALIAVGGDGLMSLALQAVAGTTTPLGVVAVGTGNDFARALGLPVRDPAAAGRLAARALKSGGVRDIDLGRAGERWFGSVLASGFDSRVNDRGNRMRWVGGRFKYDLAILAELAAFRPIPYRIRLDGGDVREIEATLIAVGNGSTYGGGMRICADAVMDDGLFDVTVVADCGRATLLKVFPKVYRGTHLSHPKVTVHRVSSIELAAAGVTAYADGEPLGPLPLTATCVPGAVRVLTG from the coding sequence GTGACCAGCGAGATCACCCTTTTCGTCAATCCCACCGCAGGACGCGGCCGGGGCGCGCACGCCGCGCAGCCGGCCGCTTCCGCGTTGCGGGACGCCGGATTCTCCGTCCGCACGGTTCTCGGTGAGGACGCCGACGACGCCCTGCACCGGGCCCGGCAGGCCGTGGCCGCCGGGACCGGGGCGCTGATAGCCGTGGGCGGGGACGGGCTGATGTCCCTCGCCCTCCAGGCCGTCGCCGGGACCACGACACCCCTCGGTGTCGTCGCCGTCGGCACCGGCAACGACTTCGCCCGTGCGCTGGGCCTGCCGGTCCGGGACCCGGCCGCCGCCGGACGGCTGGCCGCGAGGGCGCTCAAGTCCGGGGGTGTGCGCGACATCGACCTCGGCCGGGCCGGGGAGCGGTGGTTCGGGTCGGTGCTCGCCTCCGGCTTCGACTCGCGGGTGAACGACCGGGGCAACCGGATGCGCTGGGTCGGCGGCCGGTTCAAGTACGACCTCGCGATCCTCGCCGAGCTGGCCGCGTTCCGGCCGATCCCGTACCGGATACGGCTGGACGGCGGCGACGTCCGGGAGATCGAGGCGACACTGATCGCCGTCGGCAACGGGAGCACGTACGGCGGCGGCATGCGGATCTGCGCGGACGCCGTGATGGACGACGGGCTCTTCGACGTCACCGTGGTCGCGGACTGCGGCCGGGCCACGCTGCTCAAGGTGTTCCCGAAGGTCTACCGGGGGACGCACCTGAGCCACCCCAAGGTCACCGTGCACCGGGTCTCCTCGATCGAGCTGGCGGCGGCCGGTGTGACCGCGTACGCGGACGGTGAACCGCTGGGGCCGCTGCCGCTCACCGCCACCTGTGTGCCCGGCGCGGTCAGGGTGCTCACCGGGTGA
- the tatC gene encoding twin-arginine translocase subunit TatC encodes MLKSARKQEKDDEGRMPLLDHLRELRNRLLKAVLAIVVVTIVAAFFQKEIYDFLLRPLLTSVGCKDGVVIAINGKPCALLKTDTLMAPFTNALKVALMSGVLIATPVWLYQLWAFVAPGLHNGEKRYAYGFAVVGAPLFLAGGYLAYAILPQTAEIMLGFSPESVQNQIGLDSYLDLLTRMVIVFGLAFELPLLLIALNMTGVVSGKRMLTWWRGMIVGLTAFAAIATPGGEPVSMLLLAGPLALLYFIAVGFSLLNDKRKNRNNPDAELDDDEASQLDLTPEDVGGVENVSASRKALPGQASGESDRADGHRLNGYDDIT; translated from the coding sequence TTGCTCAAGTCTGCCCGCAAGCAGGAGAAGGACGACGAGGGGCGCATGCCCCTCCTCGATCACCTGCGTGAGCTGCGTAACCGGCTTCTGAAGGCCGTCCTCGCGATCGTCGTGGTGACGATCGTCGCCGCCTTCTTCCAGAAGGAAATCTACGACTTCCTTCTGCGCCCGCTGCTGACTTCGGTCGGCTGCAAGGACGGCGTGGTCATCGCGATCAACGGGAAACCGTGCGCGCTGCTCAAGACCGACACCCTGATGGCGCCCTTCACCAACGCCCTCAAGGTCGCGCTGATGTCCGGCGTGCTGATCGCCACCCCGGTCTGGCTCTACCAGCTGTGGGCCTTCGTCGCGCCGGGACTGCACAACGGAGAGAAGCGGTACGCGTACGGCTTCGCCGTCGTGGGCGCCCCGCTCTTCCTCGCCGGTGGCTATCTCGCCTACGCGATCCTTCCGCAGACGGCCGAGATCATGCTCGGCTTCAGCCCCGAGAGCGTACAGAACCAGATCGGGCTCGACAGTTATCTGGATCTGCTCACCCGCATGGTGATCGTCTTCGGCCTGGCCTTCGAGCTGCCGCTGCTGCTCATCGCGCTGAACATGACGGGTGTCGTCTCCGGCAAGCGGATGCTCACCTGGTGGCGCGGCATGATCGTGGGGCTCACCGCGTTCGCCGCCATCGCGACCCCCGGCGGAGAGCCGGTGTCCATGCTGCTGCTCGCCGGACCGCTCGCGCTGCTGTACTTCATCGCGGTCGGCTTCTCCCTGCTGAACGACAAGCGGAAGAACCGCAACAACCCCGACGCCGAACTCGACGACGACGAAGCCTCGCAGCTCGACCTCACTCCCGAGGACGTCGGAGGGGTGGAGAACGTGTCCGCCTCGCGCAAGGCCCTTCCGGGACAGGCTTCCGGGGAGTCCGACCGTGCGGACGGGCACCGGCTGAACGGTTACGACGACATCACCTGA
- the tatA gene encoding Sec-independent protein translocase subunit TatA: MIGNLKPLEIVLIIAVILLLFGAKKLPDMARSLGKSARILKSEAKAMKKDDAEPAAPTTETVADQTPPQSTAARTIQAAPGDVTSSRPVNEAKPTTQS, encoded by the coding sequence ATGATCGGCAATCTGAAGCCCCTCGAGATCGTTCTGATCATCGCTGTCATCCTGCTGCTCTTCGGTGCCAAGAAGCTTCCCGACATGGCGCGTTCGCTCGGCAAGTCGGCCCGCATCCTCAAGAGCGAGGCCAAGGCCATGAAGAAGGACGACGCCGAGCCGGCGGCGCCCACGACGGAGACCGTCGCGGACCAGACCCCGCCGCAGTCCACCGCCGCACGCACCATCCAGGCCGCTCCGGGAGATGTCACCAGCTCCCGCCCGGTCAACGAGGCCAAGCCCACCACCCAGAGCTGA
- a CDS encoding helix-turn-helix transcriptional regulator codes for MATNAIDQTRRMLSLVTYLRERPGAHVQDVARAFGITEDELISDLDVLPMCGTSFRGGDLLDIDTDGDRIWWHNPDDVAEPLRLAADEATALLVAARAVATLPGLRESDRLALVRATAKLETAAGEVGAASSRLSVTFESEGGVFADVDRAISERRRLWLRYYSPARDELTEREVDPIRLFAVGHTYMEGWCRLSEARRTFRLDRVAEIRLLDAPAAPPELELRDLSEGLVQPSAQDPEVVIEVGPGGRWVAEYYPHDSAEERPDGGLRITLRTPDPASLRRLALRLGGEGRIVSPPELAESARRAARNALAAYDGVA; via the coding sequence ATGGCCACGAACGCGATCGACCAGACCCGCCGGATGCTCTCCCTGGTGACGTATCTGCGCGAGCGCCCCGGCGCGCACGTCCAGGACGTGGCCCGCGCCTTCGGGATCACCGAGGACGAGCTGATCTCGGACCTCGATGTGCTCCCCATGTGCGGGACCAGCTTCCGGGGCGGGGACCTGCTGGACATCGACACCGACGGTGACCGCATCTGGTGGCACAACCCCGACGACGTGGCCGAGCCGCTGCGGCTCGCCGCCGACGAGGCCACCGCCCTGCTCGTCGCGGCACGCGCCGTGGCGACCCTGCCCGGACTGCGCGAGAGCGACCGGCTGGCCCTGGTGCGGGCGACCGCCAAGCTGGAGACGGCGGCCGGTGAGGTCGGGGCGGCGAGCTCCCGGCTCTCGGTGACCTTCGAATCGGAGGGCGGGGTCTTCGCCGATGTCGACCGGGCGATCTCCGAGCGGCGCAGGCTCTGGCTGCGTTACTACTCGCCCGCGCGCGACGAGCTGACCGAACGCGAGGTGGACCCGATCCGGCTGTTCGCCGTCGGGCACACCTATATGGAGGGCTGGTGCCGGCTCTCCGAGGCCCGGCGCACCTTCCGGCTGGACCGGGTCGCCGAGATCCGGCTGCTCGACGCCCCGGCCGCGCCCCCTGAACTGGAACTGCGGGACCTGTCGGAAGGGCTGGTGCAGCCCTCGGCGCAGGACCCGGAGGTCGTCATCGAGGTGGGGCCCGGTGGCCGGTGGGTCGCCGAGTACTACCCGCACGACAGCGCGGAGGAGCGCCCCGACGGCGGGCTGCGGATCACGCTGCGGACCCCGGACCCGGCCTCGCTGCGCAGGCTCGCGCTGCGACTGGGCGGCGAAGGCCGCATCGTGTCCCCGCCCGAACTGGCGGAGAGCGCGCGGCGGGCGGCCCGGAACGCGCTGGCGGCCTACGACGGCGTGGCCTGA